Within the Candidatus Eremiobacteraceae bacterium genome, the region GTGCACGATGATCGGTGCGATGCAAGATCCGCCCGCAGCCAGAGCTCCTGCGGCGACCCCGTTTCGCACCCGCCGACAAAGGCGCAGTTGCCGTTGAGCGAGATCAGATGCCACGAACCTACATCGAAACTATAGTATCCGCGCTCTGCGTCGCCGGCGCCCTTGCCGAAATACCCGAAATAGCCGGCAGCGCCGGGCGTGTAGTATTCGTGATTCCCCGGGGTCGGGTGCGTGATGCCTTCGAACGCTCCCCACGTCAGTGCGTAGCCGTATGCGAAGTCGTCGGGTGTCGCGCTCTGATACTGTTCGTCGCCCAGAGCAAGCACCGCCGCGACGTGATCCATCTTGATCAAGCGCGCTGTCTCCGCCATCCGGCACCATCCCAACAGACCGGTCATCGTCCTGTCGATCATTCCGAAGGGATCGCACGCGATGTCGCCTGCAGCCGCGATCACCGGATCGGCGGTGACGTTCGCCGACGGTTTCGGGTTGGCAGGCGCGTGCGCAGGATGGAACAGGCTGAGGAGTACCGAGACGATTACGACGATCATCGTGCCTGCTCTCGCATCGCTGCGAGCAACGCAGGAAAGAACTGACCCGCCGGAGCCCGCACGACGAGATCGCAGATCGCTGAGGCTTCGGTTCGCTCGGGATTGACCTCGGCAACGTAGGCGCCGGCGCGCTTCGCGATATGGACGAGACCGGCGGCAGGATAGACCGCCGCCGACGTGCCGGCGACGATGAAGACGTCTGCGGCGTGCGCCGAGCGCTCCGCACGTTCCCACGCGGCGTGCGGCAAAGCCTCGCCGAACCAGACGACGGCCGGTCGCAGCAAGCCGCCGCACGTACACGTATCGGGCAACGGTCCCTCGAGACTTCCCGGCGTGCGCTCGTCGCATACGGTGCAGCGAGACCAGCGAATCGAACCGTGAAGCTCGATCACATCGGCGGATCCGGCCTCACTGTGAAGTCCGTCCACGTTTTGCGTGACGATCGTCAAGGAAGGAAGTGCGCGCGCCATCTGTGCCAGCGCCATGTGTCCGTCGTTCGGCCGAGCCGCGGCTGCACGCCCGCGCCGTTCGCGGTACCACGTGCTCACGAGAATCGGATCGCGGGCGAACGCTTGCGGGGTGGCCAGATCTTCAGGTCGATAGTTGTTCCACAGCGCACCGCTCCCGCTGCGAAATGTCGGCAGTCCGCTTTCGGCGGACATCCCGGCGCCCGTGAGCACGACGACGGAAGATCCGGACACGAGTCGCTGCGCTAGTTCGCGCGTATCCGCCGCCCACACGTTGCTCGGCGCGGCCGTTGGATATTCCACCTCAGCCGGGAGGCCACGTGAAGTGACGGCCGGACAGTACGTGCAGGTGGACGTGGAAAACCGTCTGGCCGGCCTCCGCTCCCGTATTCACGACAATGCGGAAGCCGGCGCCCTTCGATTGTTGCTCGCCGATCTTCGCCGACGCCGCGGCGAGCTTGCCGAGCAGCGCTTCGCCGCCTGGAGCGGCTGCGACAGCGGGAAGATCCGCGAAGTGCTCGCGCGGCACGACAAGCGTGTGGGATGGGACCACGGGCCGCAAGTCGGCGAACGCGACAAGGGCGTCGTCTTCATAGAGAAATTCCGTGCCGAACTTGCCTGCGATGATGTCGCAGAACACGCATGCTTCACCCATTGTTCGACCCCTCGAAATACATGGTGTCGAAATGAATGCCGCTGTCCGGGCTAGGAACGTATCCGCGCACTTCGGAGCGGAAGACGATCGGCGGCGCGGTGTGCGCGATCGGCACGACCGGTACTTGATCGCGAATCCTGGCCAACGCGCGGCGGTAGATCGCCATGCGCGCCGCAGGGTCGATCGTGCTCCTTCCCGCCACCATCATCTCGTGGAAGGCCTCGTCGGTCCAGAACGCGATGTTGTTCGCGTCCGGCGGAATCGCGGAATCGCGATCGAGCAGCGGGTCGAGAAAATTGTCGGGATCGCCGTCATCTCCGGTCCATCCGATGATTGCGAGGTCGTGATCGCCGCTGCCCGTCTTCGTCAAGTACATTCCCCATTCCATACCCTGCAGCGTCGCATCGATCCCGACTGCTCGCAGGTCGCTCTGAATCGCCTCTGCGACTCGTTGCGGTTCGGGCACGTACGGCCGCGGCAATGTCATGTACCAGAAAGTCGTGGAGAAGCCGTGCGGATAGCCGGCCTGCGCGAGGAGCGCGCGCGCGCCGGGCGGATCGTACGGGTACGACGTGTCGAAGCCGTGCGGCCACACCGCGGGCGGTAAGAATTCTTTCGCCGCGAGCGCGGAAGGATCGTAGAAGCTCTTCACGATTGCGCGCGTGTCGATCGCCTCGTAGATCGCGCGCCGCACGAGGACGTCGTCAAACGGCTTCTTCTTATTGTTGATCGCGAGATACATCAGATTGTTCGGCGGCTGCCGGTAGACGTGCAATTGATGGTCGGCGAGCAGCGCAGGCAGATCGTCGGGTCGCGGAAACTCAAGACCGTCGATATCGCCCTTCTGTAGTTCGAGCATCGCCGTCGCGGGATCGGGTATGTCGCGGACGACAACGGTCTTGATCTTCGGTTGCGCTCCCCAATAGCCGTCCCATGCCTTCAACGTGATGTGATCGTCCTTCACCCACTCGGCGACGCGATAGGGCCCCGTTCCCGACGGCTGCGTGTAGTAATCGTTCTTCAACGTCTCAAGCGCCGTCGGCGAAGATATAGAGAACGCGGGCATCGAGAGGTCGGAGAGAAAAGCCGCGACCGGCGTGCGTAGCTGGATTTCCACCGAAGAAGGCGTCAGCACGCGCACCGATCGTATCACCGAAGGATACGCGCCGAATTGGCTGTGGAAGTACGAAAAGTGCGGGTCGTCTTTCATCCAGCGGTCAAAATTGTATTTGACGGCGGCGGCGTCAAAGGGAGTGCCGTCTTGAAATCGGACGCCGCGGCGCAATTGGAGGTCCCACGTCTTTCCATCGGGACTGTGCCGCCACGAGATGGCGAGCTGCGGTTCAGGCTCGAAGCCGCCGAGCTTGTAGTGCGTCAAGCCTTGAAGGGTGTTCCTCGCGATATTGAATGAAAGGCCATCGGTCGCGATCGCCGGATCGAGCGAAACCGCGTCTTTGTTCCGCCCGAACACGAGCGCGCGATCCGAAGAAGGCCCGGTCGAACACGCGCAGAGCACCACGGCCGCCGCTGTCGCCGCACACAGAGCGATACGATACAACGGCGCCTACTCCTGAAAGTACATGAGATTGAAGTCCTCGGCGGTATCGGGGTTCGGTACGAATCCTTTCACAACGGACCGGAAGACGGTCGGCGGCGCGTTGTGCGCGATCGGCACGGTCGGCGCATCGGAATGGATGAGTTCGAGGGCGCGGCGATAGATGCCGTCTCGCCTCGCCGCATCCGGCTCGGTCTGCCCGGCAAGCATCAATGCGTGGTACTGCGGATTCTTCCAAAACGAGACGTTGTTCGCACCCGGCGGCTTCGCACTGTCTTCGTCGAGCACCGTATAGAGGAAGTTATCGGGATCGCCGTTGTCCCCCGACCAACCGAACAACGCCAGGTCGTGCTCGCCGTTCTCGACTCGCGCCACGTACACGCCCCACTCGAGACCTTGCAGCGTCACACGAATGCCGACGCGGCTCAAGTCCGCCTGGATCGCTTCCGCCACGCGCTGAGGTTCGGGCAGATACGGCCGCGGCGCGGTCATGAACCAGAATCGCGTCGAAAAACCGTTCGGGAAACCCGCCTGCGTCAACAGCCGGCGCGCGTCAGCCGGATCGTACGGGTATGCGACCGTGACACCATGCGGCCCGACGGCTGCCGGCAAGAATTCATCCGCCGGAACGGCCGACGAATCGTAGAAGTCGCGCACGATCGACTTGGCGTCGATCGCTTCGTTGATCGCGCGCCGGACGAGCACATTGTTGAACGGCGGGTGCAATTCGTTCATCGATAAGAACATGACATTATTCGGCGGCAGATGATAGACGGTGAGATTCGGGTCTTTTCGGATGTCCGCGAGTGATTCCGGCTGGGGATATTCCCAGCCGTCGATATCACCGCGCTCGAGCGCGAGCAAAGACGTGGACGGGTCCACGAAATCGCGCAGCACTACGGTTTGTATCGTCGCTTTGCGGCCCCAATAGGCGTGGAACGCGGTCAGTGTGATGTGGTCGTCTCTCACCCACTCCGACACGCGATAGGGTCCTGTGCCCACCGGACTCCGGAAATAGTTCTCCCCTTCGGTCCGCAGCGCCGACGGCGACGCAAACGAAAAGGCGGGCATCGCAAGATCCGCGAGCAGCGGGGCGAGCGGATGCGTCAGGTCGATCCGGATTTCATCGGACGCGATCACGTCGACGCCGGCGATGACGCCCGGAAATCCGCCGAATTGGCTAGCGTAGTAGCCGAAATCGCCGCCCTTATGGTACGGATTGTTCTTCAGGCGCCAGCGGTCGAAATTGAACTTGACGGCCGCTGCGTCGAAGGGTGTGCCGTCTTGGAACGTGACGCCATGCCGCAATTTGAAAATCCAGGTCTTCGCATCGGCGCTCCGGTTCCAAGATGTCGCCAAGCTCGGCGCTATGGCGAACGATCCGGGCACGTAGCGCGTGAGACCCTCTGCGGTGTCTCGGGCGACGTTGAGCGAGTTGCCGTCGGGCGCCACGGCGTAATCCAGCGTGATGGCGTCCTTGTTTCGGCCGAAAACGAGTGTTTGACTACCGCTTGATCCGGAACCGCCGCCTGCGCCGTGCGGACTGCACGCGAACAACGCTCCGAGGCTGAGACAGATGATCGTCGCGAATCGCTTCATGGCGGCGTCAGCTCGAACGACCACGAATAGGTAAGCGGATTGCCGGCGGTATCCGATGCGCGAAGCTCGACGCGAATCGTGCCGGACGTAAGATCGGCGCCGGGCAAGTAGTAGATATAGGAAGCGTTGCGCGTTGACGCCGCCGTGACATCTACTCCGTTCACCAGCAGCCGCTCGCTGTCGGCGAGCATGCCTCGGGCGCCAACCGTGTTGAACGTGACGTAGATGCTTGGTCGAAGGCTTGAGACCACGGCGCCGGCTGCCGGGGCGATCTCGCGCACGGTTGGAGGAGTGGTGATGATCGTGGCGGTGTCGGGAGCAAGCGCCTGTGCCGAGGCATTCGCGAGCGAGAAGCGCACGATCAAGGGCGCCGCCACGAGATTTGTGCCGGCGCCGATGTCGAACGAACCCTCGTAGCGACCTGGTCTGATCTCGCGCATCGGCATGCCCACGATCATGTCGCCGATATCGAACGACGCCGCCGCGCCCGCGCTTCCGGTCGCGGTGACGCGCAAGCTCTGACCGGCGCGCAACGGCTCCGCGGCGTTGTCTTGCGTGCTCGAAATCGACGGGCCGCCGCTCGCCGCAGGGCTGGACTTGCCGTTCGATGCGGCCATCGAAGCCGCGACCACGTCACGCACCTTTCCGGTGAGCGGGTCCGCGCGAACGGTAACGGCGTCGGAGACGTGAAGATCGGCAAAGGTCGCAGGCCGTCCGTCGAGCGAGACGACCGTGTCGGTCGGATCGGCATTCACGACCCGGCCGGACGTCAGCACCATGCTCGAACCCGCGATCGCAGCGATCGTGCCGAGATAGCTCGTGAAGATGTCGGCGACTGAGTTGATGCTGCCGGCGGCGTCGGATGAGACGATCAGGGTGTCGCCCGCGCGGACTTGCGCGATCGTGCCGGCACCGGCCATGTTGCCGCGCGTCTCACGAAATTGAATGACGTCGCCCGCCGGGATGACGACGCGATACTGCTGGCCGTGGGAATCGATGTATACGTCCGCCGCTCCAGACGCCGTGTCCACTTTCGTCACGGTTCCTTGGAGCGTTTGCAACGAAGACGAGGATCGGACAACTGCCTGCCCTGGCGGAGACGCGCCAGCCTCGCCGGACGTGACGACGATTTCGTGTGCTCGGACGTTCGCGTGAACGGTCGCGCCAAAGCCGAGCGCAAGCGCGCGAAGCGGTACGAGCATGCGATCGCCGACGAAGATGGGCGCGACATCGAGCATGGTCCGCACGCCGTTCACGACAAGCGAACGTTGGCCAACGCGCAGTTCGACCTGGCGCACGACGGTGGTGAAGGTCGCCGTCTTGCTCCGCGGATCGTAGGCGAGGTCTGCGTTGAATGCCGCTGCGGCCGCCCGCAACGCGACAAACGTTCGACCGCCGACCTGCGACACCGACGCCGCCGAAAGCATCGTACCGTCGATCGCGACGCGCGCGGGTGCGCCGGCAACGATCAATGCCGCCACGAGTGCGATCATCGCGCGAGCGCTTCTCTGTAGACGTCGGCCGTCATGGAAGCGGCGCGTTCCCACGTATATGCCGCGGCTCGCCGCCGTCCGGCGGCTACGAGCGCTGCGATCGGTTGATTCCCGCTTAGCGCCGCCGCAAGCGCCTGTGCGAGGCCCACGTGATCGGTCGGCGCGAACGACAGCGCCGCGTCGCCTGCTACCTCGACCAGCGCCGGCGTCCGCGCGATGATCACAGGCGTTCCGGCGGCCATGGCCTCGACGACGGACAGCCCGAAGCCTTCGTAGAGCGACGGTTGTACGACCGCGGCGGCGCCTGCATAGAGCGATACGAGATCGGATTCTTCCACATGACCGAGCCGCAGAATTCTTCCGCGCGGAGAGACGTACCTATCGGCGTCAAAATCGAGCGCTTCTTCCGAAGTGATGCACAGATCGCATTCGATCTCAAGCTCGCTCCACGCGGCGAACAATGTTTCGAGATTCTTGTGCCGGCGTGCATTGCCCGCATAGAGCACGAACGGGCGCCTCAGTGCAAAACGCTCTCGCGCGTGCGTCGCGATACGTGCGCGCTCCTCGTCGCTGAGAAAGAACGCGGCTTTCACACCAAGCGGCACGACCTTGATCGTGCGCGCGTCGATGTCGAGGTACGATTGCAGATCCCCGATGGTAGCGCGCGCGTCCGTGATGACCGCGCGCGCGCTGCGCGCGACCGGACCGGTCACCCATCGATAGTAGAGCGGAACCTTCCAGGAGAAATATTGAGGAAAGCGCCGATGGATCAGATCGTGAATCGTCTGGACGTGCGGTGCGCGCACGCGCAACGGCGAATACAGCGACATCAAGTGGACGAGATCGTTGCCGCGTTCCAGAAGACGAGGTAACGCGGCGTATTCGCCCAGCGAAAAATTTGCGGCCGTGCGATCGGCGATCCGTATTTTTTCCGCGCCTGCCGTGTCTAGGTCCGCGTTGGAGATGACGACGAACTGCATATCCGGTGCAGCCGCCGGCAACCGGGCGACAAGTTCGCGCACGTACGTTTGCATGCCCACGGACATCTGACGCGTCAGCCGCGCGTCGAGCGCGATACGTGGCCGGCTCAATCGCGGCTGCCGCGGAGCGCCGGGAAGGCTCGCATCGAGGAGGGGCACGCCCGCCGTTTCTGCCCCTAGGGCTTTTGGCCTTGCGCTTGGCCGCGTGACCTAGAAGAGCCCCGTGCACCTAGTCACATCGGCCCATTTCAGTGCTTACTCGGCAGGGTGCTGCGAGCGGCGCGTCACAAAGGTTGCAACTGCCCGTCGTATCCTCGTGTTTAGCATCTTCGCGACGTGCATGGAGTTTTTTGCGGATGGGCTTGTTCGGGATGTTGTTCGATCGGACCGCGAGAAACGCAGGCGCGTCGCAGGCGCGCGGCCATTTACGCCATCCCTTGGCGGATGAGGCGACGCTGACGATCTTCGACACCGCCGACGTCGCCGTCGTCCAAATCGTCGACCTTTCGGTTGCCGGCGCCCGCGTCCGCGGCTCGCTTGATCTCAGCGCCGGCGATGCGGTGGCGCTCACGCTGCGCGTCGCCGACAACGTCGAGCTTCAACTGTCGGCTCGCGTCGCGCACGTTGCGCCTTCGTCAGACCGAACGCAGGTCGCGGAGTTCGGCCTCGCGTTCAACTCGGCGCACTTCGCCGATCGCAAACTCGTGGCACGCTACATCCGGCAGCGCGCGATCGATACGCTCTTGGAGCAGAACGTTCCGGTCGGGGCCGGCGCCGACTAGCGTCTCCACGCTTTCCATCTCGCCACGGCCGAGTAGCACGCGCTCCCCACGCTCACGTATGCGCCGCGCCAACCATCGAACACGCCGCCGCGAACGAAAAGCAGCCACGCCATGCGCACCGGCACCAGCATGCCGGCGGCGGCAAGCGACGCGAGACTGACGCGACTTCTTATGCCTGCCGCTTCGAGCGCTGTGTAGCGGGCAAATTTCCGCCTGTATGCATCGACGCTCGGATACGAATGGTGTTCGATAGGTTCGGTCAATGCCGCAACCGCACCATCGACTTCCCAGCGCTCGTGCACGGCCGCCGCGCCAGCCCCGGGATCGTTCGATGAGGTGACGGTGGCGACGCCTGTTCGAAAAAGGCGCAGAAGCCTGTCCGGCCACCAGCCTGCGCCGCGGATCCAGCGCCCGCAGAAGAAATTCTTGCGCGGCACGCTGTATGCGAGCGTCTCCGGCTCCGGATCGCACGCGAGCATCTCGGCGCGCCCAGCCGGCGTCAATCGCTCGTCCGCATCGAGCATGAACGTCCAAGCCGTAGTGACGAGCGCGGCCGCGGCGGCCCGCGCTGCGGCAAATCCAAGCCAGTCGGCGCTTGTGACCCGGGCTCCGCAGGACGCCGCGAGCTGCGCCGTACGATCGTCCGAACGCGCGTCATAGACGAGTGCATGCGCGCCGTCGGGCAGCGAGCGCAGGCACGCCTCGATATTGCGTTCCTCGTTTTTCGTGAGGATGACGAATGTTATATCGGCGGGGTTCAGGCGATGTCGCGGTGCGCGGCGTCCGCAGAATCCACGCGCGCGCGCTCAACGCTCGCCGCGACAAACCGGCGGTAGAGCGGTGCGGGCCGTGTCGGCCGCGATTTGTATTCCGGGTGTGCCTGCGTACCGAGGAAGAACGGATGGCCCGGCAGCTCGATCATCTCCACGAGATCCGCCGCGACGTAACGGCCGGAGAAGACCATGCCGTGACGTTCGAACAGTTCCTGGTACTTGTTGTTGAATTCGAAACGGTGGCGGTGCCGTTCGCTGATCTCTAACTCGCCATATGCTTCGGCCGCCAGCGTGCCGGGGACGATCGAGCACGGATACGCGCCGAGCCGCATGGTGCCGCCCATGACTTTCAGGTTACGTTGGTTCTCCATGAAGTCGATGATCGGGTGCGGGGTCTCCGGTTCAACTTCACGCGTGTGCGCGTGATCGAGCCCGCAGACGTTTCGCGCGAATTCCACGCACGCGAGTTGCATGCCGTAACAGATGCCGAGGAAAGGCACGCCGTTTTCGCGCGCGTGCCGGATCGCGAGAAGCTTGCCCTTGATGCCTCGCGCTCCGAATCCGGGTGCGACCAAAATGCCGGAGATGCCGGCCAGAGCGTCGACGCCCTTCTCCTCCAGCGCTTCGGAGTCGATGCGCACGATCTCGACGGCGACGTTCTGCGCCACACCAGCGTGGTAGAGCGCCTCGCTGATCGAGATGTAGGCGTCTTTGAGTTCGACGTACTTGCCGACGAGCGCAACCTTCACGCCGCCCTTTGGGCGCTGGATGTTTCTCACCATCGCGCGCCACTCTTCAAGATCCAGCGTCCGCTCGACAAAACCGAACTTGCGGCACACTTGGTCCGCCAGACCCTCTGCTTCGAGATTGAGCGGTACCTGATAGATGCTCTGCGCATCGCGGCTCTGCACCACGGCCGACGCCGGAACGTCGCAGAAAAGCGCGATCTTCTCCCGCGTCTCCTGCGTCAACGGGTATTCCGTCCGGCAGATGATCGCATCCGGCGAGATGCCGATCGCCCGCAGTTCGCGCACGGAGTGCTGGGTGGGTTTTGTCTTTAGTTCGTCGGCGGCCCCGAGGTGCGGCACCAGGGTGAGGTGCACGTACATGACGTGGTCGTCGCCGACCTCATGTTTGAACTGGCGGATTGCTTCGAGAAACGGGAGCGACTCGATATCGCCCACCGTGCCGCCCACTTCGACGATGCAGACCTCTGCGTCACCGGCTTCGGCCACCCGCTTGATTCGATTCTTGATCTCGTTGGTGATGTGGGGGATGACCTGGACCGTGCCGCCGAGATAGTCGCCGCGCCGTTCTTTATCTATCACCGCGCCGTAGATCTGGCCGGTGGTGACGTTGTGAAGGCGCGTCAGGTTTTCATCGATGAATCGCTCGTAGTGGCCGAGGTCTAAGTCGGTCTCGGCGCCGTCTTCAGTGACGAATACCTCACCGTGCTGATACGGATTCATGGTCCCTGCATCCATGTTGATGTAGGGATCGAGTTTCTGGATGCTGACTTTGATGCCGCGGCTTTTGAGGAGTCTGCCGAGCGACGATGCGGCGATGCCCTTGCCGAGCGATGAGACGACGCCGCCTGTGAAAAAAATGTATTTGCTCATGCCTGCCGGACGCAATCCATGTACTTTGAGGTTCGCGTCCGGCTTTCGCGTTCCTCCCGCCGTTGTTGTTGGGCGGACCTCTAAGGTCCGCCGTACTTCGTGTTGGGCGGACCTCTAAGGTCCGCCGTAATTCGTGTTGGGCGGACCTCTATGGTCCGCCGTAAAATGCTTCGGGGTGATCGCCGCACTCTTGGTTTTCGGCGCGCTTCATCCGTGCGCGGCCGCGTCTTCGTATCTCTGCGGGTCCATCGTGCGAGCGCTCGACCCGACCGGCAGCATCACCACAACGATTCGCATCCACTTCGAATTCTTGCCCCACGCAGATACGCGCGCGACTTCGGCGGGCGTGATCGTCGCCAACGAAGGCGGACCGGGATCCGGAAGCACGGGCACGCGAGACGCATATCGCGCGCTGTTCAGTCCGCTGCTGCAAACACACGACCTCTTGATGATGGACAATCGCGGAACCGGGCAATCCGGGCTCATCGATTGCGAGCCGTTACAGAGCCGGCCCGCCTTTACGAAGTCCGATGTCGCCGCATGCGGCCAGCGGCTCGGTCCTACCGCGTACCTCTACCGAACCGCTCTGGCTGCGGACGATCTGGCCGCGATCATGCACGAACTGCACGTTACCCGCGCGGACATGTACGGCGACTCCTACGGGACCTTCTTCGTCCAGACGTTTGCGGCGCGTCATCCCGCCATGCTTCGGTCGATCGTTCTCGACGGTGCATATCCTGTCGTGGGCTTATCGCCCTGGTATCCGGAAGCGCCGGCGGTGACACGGCGAGCGTTGAACGCTGCCTGTGCGCGGTCGCCGTCCTGCAGCAAGCAGCCGGGGACGAGCCTATCCAGGATCGAGCGTCTCCTCGCAGCCGTGCGCGTGAAACCGATCGTTGGATCGGCGCCGATCGGCGGCTCGATCGAGCGCGTATCGATTGGTCCCGCCGATCTCGCGTTCGTGATGGCGTCTGCCGGCGCGTCATCCGACGTCTATCGTGAGCTCGACGCCGCAGCGGGCGCGTATCTGAACAGCGCCGATCCGCTCCCCTTGCTTCGGCTCACCGGTGAGACGTATGAAATCGAGGAAGCGTCCGGCAGTGCTGCGAGCTATAGCCGCGGACTCTTCACCGCGGTGAGTTGTGCCGACGATCCGCAGGCTTATGACATGCGATCGGATTCGCATGCCCGCGAAACGCAATGGCTCGCCGCGCTCTCCGCCGAGCGAAAATTTGCGCCGACCGTCTACGCGCCGTTCACGATCGACGAGTGGATGGGCATGCCGTTAGATATCAGCTACACGCCGCTTTGCGTTGATTGGCCCGCGAAGCCGGCTTCGGTGCCCGCGGACGGACCCGTCGCCAAGGGGACAAAGCTGCCGCTAGCGCCCGCTCTTGTCATCTCGGGCGAGTTCGACACGATCACGCCGGCCGCGCAAGGCGACGCGGCAACCGCGCTTCTTCCGCATGCACAGCACGTCGTCATGCGCAACAGCGTGCACGTCGACGCGCTCGGCGACACATATGATTGCGCGTCTCGCTTGGTACGCGAATTCATCGTCGCGCTCTCCATTCGCAACCGCTCGTGCGCAAACCGACTTCCGCCGTACACGCTTGTTGCGATGTTCGCACAGAAGGCCGCCGATTTCGCACCGGCGGCGGCCGCGTCCGGGAATCATGCGAATGCGTTGCTGCTTCGCGTCTGTACGGCCGCGGTCCAGACCGTCGGCGACGCGATCACGCGAGCTTTCACATTGTCATCGGCACGCGTGCTTGGGCTGCGTGGCGGATCCATTGGAGTTACTAACAGAGAGAGCAGCCAGATGATCACGTTCAATCGTTTTCGCTTTGTCCCCGATCTCAGCGTCGGCGGCTCCGCGAACGTCGACTCAGCGAATGGCAACATTGAGGCGATCGTAGCGATCCAGGGCGCAGCGACCGGTGTGCTCACGATTTCTTGGGATACGAAGGACCCGCGCGATATCGCCACGGTAGACGGGAAACTCAATGGCGCCGCGGTGCACGCGACTTCGCCGTCGCCGTAGCGAAGCGATACGTCTCTCTTCTTACACCCAGTCCCGCGGCCGAAGATAGCTGAGCGCCGCAGCCTCGCGGCTGCCGGATTCCGGTTCGAAACAGTATTCCCAGCGCGCGAGCGGCGGCAGCGACATGAGCACCGATTCCGTTCGACCGCCCGTCGCTAAACCGAACGCGGTTCCCCGATCGTAGATGAGATTGAACTCCACATATCGCCCGCGCCGTAGCAGCTGAAAGGCACGTTCACGATCGCCGGACGGTTCGTCGCGACGCCGCTCGACGATCGGCGCGTACGCGTGGATGAGGGCTCCCGCGCAATCGCGCACGAAATCGAAGTCGCGCGCGAAATCCGTCCGTATATAGTCGAAAAATATTCCGCCGATGCCGCGCATCTCGCCGCGATGCGGAAGATAGAAGTACTCATCGCACCAGCGCTTGAAGTGCGTGTAGTACTTCGCGTCGTGGCGATCGCAGACCGATTTCCACACGGCATGGAAGTGCCGGCAATCCTCATCATACGGATAGTACGGCGTGAGGTCGCTGCCGCCGCCGAACCACCATTCGCCGCCGCGTTCGAAATAGCGGAAGTTCGCGTGAACGGTCGGCACCAATGGGCTGCGCGGATGCAGCACGACGGAGACTCCGGTCGCGAAGAACCGGCGCTCTTCGCCGCCGATCTTGGCAAGGGCGACATCGTCGAACTCGCCCCAGACGGCTGACGAGTTGACGCCGGCGCGCTCGAAGAGAACGCCGTTCGTCATAATCGCGGTGTCGCCGCCCCCGCCGCCGGGCCGCTCCCAAGCATCGCGCGTGAAACGGCCGCGGCCGTCGAGCGCCTCGAA harbors:
- a CDS encoding PilZ domain-containing protein — translated: MGLFGMLFDRTARNAGASQARGHLRHPLADEATLTIFDTADVAVVQIVDLSVAGARVRGSLDLSAGDAVALTLRVADNVELQLSARVAHVAPSSDRTQVAEFGLAFNSAHFADRKLVARYIRQRAIDTLLEQNVPVGAGAD
- a CDS encoding glycosyltransferase family 2 protein, yielding MNPADITFVILTKNEERNIEACLRSLPDGAHALVYDARSDDRTAQLAASCGARVTSADWLGFAAARAAAAALVTTAWTFMLDADERLTPAGRAEMLACDPEPETLAYSVPRKNFFCGRWIRGAGWWPDRLLRLFRTGVATVTSSNDPGAGAAAVHERWEVDGAVAALTEPIEHHSYPSVDAYRRKFARYTALEAAGIRSRVSLASLAAAGMLVPVRMAWLLFVRGGVFDGWRGAYVSVGSACYSAVARWKAWRR
- a CDS encoding CTP synthase, producing MSKYIFFTGGVVSSLGKGIAASSLGRLLKSRGIKVSIQKLDPYINMDAGTMNPYQHGEVFVTEDGAETDLDLGHYERFIDENLTRLHNVTTGQIYGAVIDKERRGDYLGGTVQVIPHITNEIKNRIKRVAEAGDAEVCIVEVGGTVGDIESLPFLEAIRQFKHEVGDDHVMYVHLTLVPHLGAADELKTKPTQHSVRELRAIGISPDAIICRTEYPLTQETREKIALFCDVPASAVVQSRDAQSIYQVPLNLEAEGLADQVCRKFGFVERTLDLEEWRAMVRNIQRPKGGVKVALVGKYVELKDAYISISEALYHAGVAQNVAVEIVRIDSEALEEKGVDALAGISGILVAPGFGARGIKGKLLAIRHARENGVPFLGICYGMQLACVEFARNVCGLDHAHTREVEPETPHPIIDFMENQRNLKVMGGTMRLGAYPCSIVPGTLAAEAYGELEISERHRHRFEFNNKYQELFERHGMVFSGRYVAADLVEMIELPGHPFFLGTQAHPEYKSRPTRPAPLYRRFVAASVERARVDSADAAHRDIA
- a CDS encoding alpha/beta fold hydrolase, which produces MIAALLVFGALHPCAAASSYLCGSIVRALDPTGSITTTIRIHFEFLPHADTRATSAGVIVANEGGPGSGSTGTRDAYRALFSPLLQTHDLLMMDNRGTGQSGLIDCEPLQSRPAFTKSDVAACGQRLGPTAYLYRTALAADDLAAIMHELHVTRADMYGDSYGTFFVQTFAARHPAMLRSIVLDGAYPVVGLSPWYPEAPAVTRRALNAACARSPSCSKQPGTSLSRIERLLAAVRVKPIVGSAPIGGSIERVSIGPADLAFVMASAGASSDVYRELDAAAGAYLNSADPLPLLRLTGETYEIEEASGSAASYSRGLFTAVSCADDPQAYDMRSDSHARETQWLAALSAERKFAPTVYAPFTIDEWMGMPLDISYTPLCVDWPAKPASVPADGPVAKGTKLPLAPALVISGEFDTITPAAQGDAATALLPHAQHVVMRNSVHVDALGDTYDCASRLVREFIVALSIRNRSCANRLPPYTLVAMFAQKAADFAPAAAASGNHANALLLRVCTAAVQTVGDAITRAFTLSSARVLGLRGGSIGVTNRESSQMITFNRFRFVPDLSVGGSANVDSANGNIEAIVAIQGAATGVLTISWDTKDPRDIATVDGKLNGAAVHATSPSP
- the hemF gene encoding oxygen-dependent coproporphyrinogen oxidase, which codes for MSENHGLQARSAQAWVEQTQADLIALFEALDGRGRFTRDAWERPGGGGGDTAIMTNGVLFERAGVNSSAVWGEFDDVALAKIGGEERRFFATGVSVVLHPRSPLVPTVHANFRYFERGGEWWFGGGSDLTPYYPYDEDCRHFHAVWKSVCDRHDAKYYTHFKRWCDEYFYLPHRGEMRGIGGIFFDYIRTDFARDFDFVRDCAGALIHAYAPIVERRRDEPSGDRERAFQLLRRGRYVEFNLIYDRGTAFGLATGGRTESVLMSLPPLARWEYCFEPESGSREAAALSYLRPRDWV